From one Neovison vison isolate M4711 chromosome 1, ASM_NN_V1, whole genome shotgun sequence genomic stretch:
- the LOC122915332 gene encoding olfactory receptor 14A16-like, translating to MPDKLTNVTLITRFLLMGFPDDQVLRILYATFFSLVYLVALMGNLLIIILTTIDQNLQTPMYFFLKNLSLIDICYISVTVPKSVMNTLTNNHSISFVGCVSQVFLVLDFAGTEFALLLVMSYDRYAAICCPLHYEAIMNRGACVQMVTSSWFSGCIYGSIHVAGTFSVHFCGPNTVHQFFCDIPSLLTLACSGDQILEYVFIIVSCCFVFVCFTFMVASYVYIVSTVLRINSSKGRFKTFSTCMPHLTVVTLFFSSGFVAYLGSASKSSKSMNLFMSVLYSLLPPSLNPVIYSLRNRDMMVALGKIFYEK from the coding sequence atgCCTGACAAATTAACCAATGTGACCCTAATAACAAGATTTTTGCTCATGGGATTCCCTGATGATCAGGTGCTACGGATACTTTATGCTACATTCTTCTCCCTAGTTTACCTGGTGGCACTGATGGGGAACCTCCTCATTATCATCCTCACCACCATTGACCAGAATCTCCAaacccccatgtacttcttcctgaaAAATTTGTCTTTGATTGATATCTGTTACATCTCTGTCACTGTTCCCAAATCTGTCATGAACACTCTGACCAACAACCATTCCATCTCCTTTGTGGGATGTGTCTCACAGGTTTTCCTTGTTCTTGACTTTGCTGGCACAGAGTTTGCCCTCCTTCTGGTGATGTCCTATGACCGCTATGCTGCCATCTGCTGTCCTCTGCACTATGAGGCCATCATGAATAGAGGTGCCTGTGTGCAGATGGTGACATCATCTTGGTTCAGTGGCTGTATCTATGGATCAATTCATGTTGCAGGCacattttctgtccatttctgtgggcCAAACACAGTGCATCAATTTTTCTGTGACATTCCATCACTGCTTACACTTGCTTGTTCTGGGGACCAAATTCTGGAATATGTGTTTATTATTGttagttgttgttttgtttttgtatgttttactTTCATGGTTGCTTCCTATGTTTATATTGTGTCCACTGTCTTAAGAATTAATTCTTCAAAAGGCAGGTTTAAAACCTTCTCTACCTGCATGCCCCATCTAACTGTGGTaaccttgtttttctcttctggatTTGTTGCATATTTAGGTTCAGCCTCAAAATCCTCAAAATCAATGAACCTTTTTATGTCTGTGTTATATTCTCTGTTACCTCCCAGCCTGAATCCTGTCATTTACAGCCTGAGAAACAGGGACATGATGGTGGCCCTTGGgaaaattttttatgaaaaatga